Part of the Rhinoderma darwinii isolate aRhiDar2 chromosome 2, aRhiDar2.hap1, whole genome shotgun sequence genome, tgtaactccaataaatatagcaaaatacctgtggggtcaaagtgctaactatacccctatataaattccttgaggggtctagtttccaaaatggggtcacttgtggggagtttccactgttttggcaccacaagaactcttcaaatctgacatggtgcctaaaatataatctaaaaataagcaggccccaaaatcctgtaggtgctcctttgcttctgaggcccgtgtttcggtccattagggcactagggccacatgtgggatattcctaaaaactgcaggacctgggcaataaatattcagttgtatttctctggtaaaaccttctgtgttacacaattttttttattacaaatgaatttcggcaaaaaaaagaagtttgtaaatttcccctctactttgctttatttcctgtgaaacgcctaaagggttaagaaactttctgaatgctgttttgaatactttgaggggtgcagtttttaaaatggggtgatttattgggggattctaatatataaggccctcaaaaccacttcagaacttaactggtccctgtaaaaatagccttttgaatttttcttgaaaatgtgagaaattgctgctaaagttctaagccttgtaacgtcctagaaaaataaaagtatgttcaaaaaacgatgcaaatataaagtagacatatgggaaatggtaactagtgactattttggtgtttttcacaaataaatattgaatttttcgaccaaatttttccaatatcataaagtacaatatgtcacaagaaaacaatctcagaatctcttggaaaggtaaaagcattccggagtcattaccacataaagtgacacatgtcagatttgaaaaaaccggctttgccacaaggccaaaacaggctgcgcccTGAAGgcgttaaaagcaatataataaaaaataaataaaaatcatgacaccttccctttaagtactCTCATAGGTTGTTTTACCTACTATGGTTTATTTTCACAATGCAATGTGGTAAAGAAACATTGGCACACACATAATCAAAACGGTCACTGGGCAGTTATCCAGGGATGCCtactaactttattaattgaagtTCGCAGAGCTATATTTGGCTCCAGAAGGCTTTTCATTAGGTCTTTACCATCTTCAGACATACCAATGTGACTAGGCAAAGAAAATCCTTTCTGTTGATGGCGCAGCATTTTGGGAATGTCATGATCATCAAAAGGTAGACTTGCAGTAAGCATTACGTAAAGCACCACTCCCATGCTCCACATGTCACTCTTTTGGCTATCATAAGGTACTCCCTGGAGAACTTCTGGTGCTGCATAGGCTATGCTACCACAGAATGTATGGGTCAGCTCAGTGAAAGACAGTATTTTGGCAAACCCAAAGTCAGTGAGTTTAAGCATACCCTGTTTTCCGAGCAGTGCATTTTCACACTTGAGATCTCTGTGTGCTATTCCTTGTGAATGTAGATAAAGAATAGCTTCTACAAGTTGGCAAAACAGTATTCGGGCACGATGCTCTGGTAATGCTCCATTCTGTATAATCCAGTCGAAAATATCCCCTCCTTCTGCAAGCTCCATTATCATGTAAAGTTTGTTTCCAGATTTAATTATCTCATATACTTCGATGATATTTTTGTGGCGCAGCTGTTGTACTATCTGTAGTTCTCTTGGCAAAAAACGTTGAATAAACtctgaaaagaaaaataaaaggcatATATCCATACATGTTTTTAGGTTTGATACTGTTCTTCACCTGGTTATTGCACAAGTTGAGGTCCATTGGTCCCCTCAGGACGCGGCTCATTTTCGCATTTTTCGTCTTTTGCCTCCCTGCATTCTGAGAACCATACATTTAGGTTTTTTTCCGTTGACTATACGGTGTGTGGTCTTGTTTTCTGCGTTTTGtggagtattttttattttactttctgTAGAATTTATTCGGTACAGAAAATCTAgtgtgtaatttatttatttttttaaacagaatGTGCACAAAATTTTATTTTGCTATtgctgttttgtgttttttttttaaattcttttaacATCTTAAATCATGTATTAAATTTATTGTATGGGTTAAAACAATTAatgaattttttatgttttatgacttttaaaaaaaaactattaaaaataattgttctttattttttgtaattttttttcaacaaattatttcattaaatcttgatttatttatttttttgtttcacatGGGAGcatttacatttatatttttttcattctactGTATTGGAATACCTGTGCATTCCATTGCATTCCTGCCTGAGCATGCAAAATGCACAATCACCTGTTAGGGCATAATTCAGGTATGTCCTAAggttttattcagacgaacgttgtctACGTTCGTACactgtccgttaaaacaacggacagcacacggacctatgcaattcaatggagctattcagacatgtgtgatttttcacgcagcgtgtttcacGCAAAGTGTTgaagctcactgcatgtcctattttggcgtGTATTTgtggatcacgcacccattgatgtcaatgggtgtgtgaaaatcacggacagcacatgtgtgctgtccgtgattcacgcaccagttgctacagaaatgcagagaaaaaaataaacaaatgtgcaccaacaccaacattaaaaactgatgccacatggagctgcaacgcaggaaaaacgctgtattttttgcggacgcaaaacggacacgttcgtccaAATAAGGCTTAACAGGGATTTGCACAGGAGAGCCCTTGGTCTTTGTTATGACCAGGGCTGTCCCTTGAAAAACCATAAGCCCGGCAATAGTTATTGCTGGGACTGACCGTCAGCAGGCGGAGCAATTGCAGCATCACAAGGGTTAAATGGATAGGTTCAGAGTTTTCTCCGCTTTCAGCAGTTACCACAGGGTGGCGGCTATCAATCGTTGTGGATCCTCTAAGCCGCAATCGGTTTGCCACTGGCAGGAAAGGGGTTTAGACTCTAAGTAATCTCCCCATTGTTCACCTTTAATCCCAGCAAGTAGGTATGGTTGTAGAGCATGTGCAGAAAGTCCTCCTTTAGTATCCAggtcctctcctcaggaccatatccCATTCAGTCAATTAGATAATAGAGTTTCCCACTAACCTACTTAAAATACAGGATTTGCTTAAAATCTGATGAAGATTTTAGTGCATGGGTTGAAGAAGTCTTAGGTagagttcacacagtgttttttgccaggcagaaaaaatctgcctcaaaattctttttagaattttgaggcagattttgaattgccagcgtttttcatgctttttctttttgagtttattttggcaaaaacgtCCTCAAAAAAAGCTCAAAACGAGCGCCGCAGCTTTTTTTTTGCCTcgcagtgatttcaatgggaggtcatacGTGTAAATCGCTCGAAGAAAGAGCCTctacctctcattgaaatcaaagaTGGATGATTTGGGGCGATTTCGTCCCAGGTTCCacttcaaaatcagcgccaaaaagtcCAGATAAATCTTCAAAGCTTTACAATGGGCCCTCTAGAATTtagaaacaaattgtactccCCGATTTGAAACAATGTGAGCTGGAAGACCATGGAGGCATAATATTTCCTTGAAAAGTATCTGAGCCAACCCAGGAGCAGAGGACAGACTAGAGAGTAGTACAAAATGGGCCATTTTAGAGAAGCGATCGACCACTACCCAGATGGTAGTGAATCACTGTGCAGGAAGCAAATCAGTGACAGCGTTCATGGAGATCTCGGTCCAAGATTCGTTTGGAATGAGGAAGGGCTAGAAGAGATCCGTTGGGGTCTTGCCTTGAAGTTTTGAACTGAGCACAGGTGGTACAGGAGGTAACAAACTCTATAATTTCTTGTCTCCATTCCGGTCACCAATTGTATTGCAAGAGTTAAGGGggtttttacacaggacgattatcgggcagacgagcagtaatataacgctcgttgcaaaTAACATCCCTGtggaaacaggggaacgatcagcagatgaacgagcaaacgctcgatcatcggctggacatatagttttaaaaaagttaaatattatcgtcatcggcagcacatctccctgtgtaaacagtgagacacgctgccgacatgatgattatGGgtttgagcgatcggagtaacgaccgctcgtcctcatccatagctccgtgtgacaacgatgtcttgttgatcggcgctcgctgcaccggccgagtgtcagccggtgtaaaagggccgctGGTTCATTTGACTCCAAGGTGTCCTGAGAACAATGAAAAATAAGCCCAAGATAACACCTTCTGGTAGGATCAGAAGCTACAAAAGAATGTCCTCTGGGAGGAATTTTAGGAGAAATACAGCACCGGTAGCAGCCAGAATACAGTTGACGTTGAAGATATGTGCCGGATCCTCAGGAAGGGAATCAGACGGAACCTGGAAAGAGCTTGTGCTCTAGGATTCTTGTCATCTAAACGATAAGTCAAGAGGAAATCaaaatgtgaaaataaaagtgtTTGACATGGATTGAGTCTTAAAGCAGACTGGAGATACTTCAAATTTTTGTTATCATTGAAGATATTGGCGGGAAATTTGCCACCCTCCAATAGATGTCGCCATTCCTCCAGGGCAATTTTCACTGAAAGCAATGCTCAGTCTCAAAAGACAACATCTTAGAGAAGTCACATGGAATGAGCTCTGATTGAGAAAGCATTGACCTCCAAAAATAATGGTTTGTTTAgatcagaatgatggggaaacggACTCAAAGAGAAACATGTCCTGAGATGGCATTTTATTCTCATGGCAGGTGTTCACATGATTATTTAGTCGTTGAGAATACAGTTCTCTTTATTGTTGCTTTTTATATTTTGCTGTGGCATATATAGCAATGCAATTTCTGGCATAATTACAGTGAACATAATGGTGTTCAGGCTGCTCTAGTCTAAAAGTGTAAACGAGAATTTTGAGATGCTGGAGTTAGAGCAGAAACAGGATTAAAATGGTGGAGAagcatagttttgtttttttgttttttttaaatagatgttAGAAAGGAGTTTTAAGGAGTTGTCTTCTGTGAATCATTGGGGTCCATTATTGTGCCAAAGCCCACCAGGGAATACCCTGTTACcccggtgggccagtctgaccctgcagGGACTAATGCgaatgatgacaatctctgtatagTACTAAGGAATATGTtggcagaaaataggaaaaataaatgaatacataatatataactattagccagagcagagagcggctaCAAAAAGTGTCTCTTGATCTGGGATACTCAGCACATCTGAGCATTACACTGAAAGACCATCAATTTAAATGAGAACTTAATTTTCCCTGTTTTGGCGCGGCAGggtaattgaacacttgctgcccgcTTCTCCGAGAGTTTAC contains:
- the TSSK3 gene encoding testis-specific serine/threonine-protein kinase 3, translating into MEWRMNEDNTLLVNGYHIGKTIGKGTYSKVKEAYSTHFQKKVAIKIIDKTKAAEEFIQRFLPRELQIVQQLRHKNIIEVYEIIKSGNKLYMIMELAEGGDIFDWIIQNGALPEHRARILFCQLVEAILYLHSQGIAHRDLKCENALLGKQGMLKLTDFGFAKILSFTELTHTFCGSIAYAAPEVLQGVPYDSQKSDMWSMGVVLYVMLTASLPFDDHDIPKMLRHQQKGFSLPSHIGMSEDGKDLMKSLLEPNIALRTSINKVSRHPWITAQ